TCGTGCGCAGCAGGTCGTGGAACTGCGTCGCGCGCAGCACGGTGTGGGCGACGCCGGAGGCCTCGAGGACCCGCTCGGCGGCGAGCTTGGCGCGGTAGTAGGGCAGCGGGATGCGGTCGATCCCGACGATCGACACATGCACGATGTGGCCGACCCCGACGTGGGCGGCGGCCGTGACGAGGTTGCGCATGCCGGTGACGTCCTCGCCGCCGGTGGGTTGGGTGGCGCAGTTGATGACGACGTCCACCCCGTCGAGCGCGGCGTCCAGGCCGGTCCCGTCCAGCAGGTCGCCGCGGGCCCAGTGCACGCCGGTGTAGCCGACGTGGCTCTTGCGGCTGAGCGCGCGGACCCGATGCCCCGCCCCGACGGCCTCCGGGACCACGCGGTGTCCCAGCGTGCCGGTCGCGCCGGTGACGAGGATCGAGTGCGGCATCAGCCCACCCAGCGCGGTGGTCGCTTCTCCAGAAACGCGAGCATGCCTTCGCGGGCCTCCTCGGAGACGAACAGCTCGGCGGACTGCCGGGTGAGCTCGTCGGCGTGCTGATCGAAGGTCTCCAGAATATGCCGCGTGGTCAAGGCTTTCGAGGCCGCCAGACCCTGCGGTGAGGCCTGGCCGATCGCCGCGGCGAGCGAGCCGACGGTGGCCTCGACGTCGTCTGCGGCGACGCTGACCAGCCCGATCCCGGCGGCCTCCGCGGCGCCGAACTTCTCGCCGGTGACGAAGTAGCGGCCAACGGCGCGGGCGGACATCTTGGGCAGCAGGGTCAGCGAGATGATCGACGGCGCGACGCCGATGCGGGCCTCGGTCAGCGCGAAGGTGCTCGCCGGGCCCGCGACGACGATGTCGCACGCTCCGACGAGGCCGAGGCCGCCGGCGCGGACGTGGCCGTCGATCGCGCCGATGACCGGGACCGGCAGCTCGAGGATGCGCCGCAGCAGCCGGGTCATCTCGCGGGCCCGGTCGACGGCGAGCTCGCTGGGGTCCCGGCCGGCTGCTTCGGCGAGATCGGCTCCCGCGCAGAATGTTCCGCCGGTGTGACCGAGGACGACCACCCGCACGGCCGGGTCGTCGACCGCGGCGGTGAAGCCCTGGTGCAGCTGGTCCACCAGCGCCGTCGACAGCGCGTTGCGGTTGGCGGGGGAGTCGAGGGTGAGCCGGGCAACCGGCCCGTCGACCGCGTATCCTACCAGCGTCGCCATCAGTACGACCGGGGCAGGCCCAGCGAGGTCTGCGCGACGAAGTTCAGGATCATCTCCCGGCTGACCGGCGCGATCCGCGCCAGCTTCGACGCCGTGACCGCGGCGGCGATGCCGTACTCCTTGGTCAGCCCGTTGCCGCCGAGCGACTGCACGGCCTGGTCGACCGCGCGCACCGACGCCTCGCCGGCGGCGTACTTGGCCATGTTCGCGGCCTCCGCGGCGCCGACGTCGTCGCCTGCGTCGTACAGCGTTGCCGCCTTCTGCATCATCAGCTTGGCGAGTTCGATCTCGATGTGGTTCTGCGCCAACGGATGCGACAACCCCTGGTGGGCGCCGATCGGCGTCTTCCACACCTGCCGGGTCTTGACGTAGTCGACGGCCTTGTCGATCGCGAAGCGGCCCATGCCGACCGCGCTGGCCGCGCCCATGATGCGTTCGGGGTTCAGCCCGGCGAACAGTTGGGCGATCGCCGCGTCCTCCGAACCGACCAGCGCGTCGGCGGGCAGCCGGACCTCGTCGAGGAACAGCTGGAACTGGTTCTCGGGGCTGACGATCTCCATCTCGATCTTGGTCCAGCTCAGGCCCTTCGTGTCCGTCGGCACGATGAACAGCGCGGGCTTGAGGTTGCCCGTCTTGTGGTCCTCGGTGCGGCCGACGACCAGCACCGCCTGCGCCTGGTCGACGCCGGAGATGTACACCTTCTGCCCCGACAGGATCCAGTCGCTGCCGTCGCGGCGCGCGGTGGTGGTGATGCGGTGGCTGTTGGAACCCGCGTCGGGTTCGGTGATCGCGAACGCCATCGTGATCGACCCGTCGGCGATGCCGGGCAGCCAGCGCCGCTTCTGGTCCTCGGTGCCGAACTTGGCGATGATCGTGCCGTTGATGGCGGGCGAGACGACCATGAGTAACAGCGGACAGCCCGCGGCCGACATCTCCTCCATCACCACCGCCAGCTCGTACATGCCTGCGCCGCCGCCGCCGTACTGCTCGGGGAGGTTAACCCCGATGAAGCCGAGTTTGCCTGCCTCACTCCACAACTCGTCGGTGTGCTGGTCGGCGCGCGCCTTCGTCAGGTAGTAGTCCTGACCGTAGTTGGCGGCCATCGCGGCGACCGCCTTGCGTAGCGCCTGCTGCTCCTCGGTCTCGACGAAACCGCTCATTGCTCTCCTTCGGTAGGGGCCTGGACCCTGGCCAGCACGAAGCCGACGTCGACCTGCTGGCCCACGTCGACGTTGAGTTCGGTGAGCACACCGTCGGCCGGCGCGGTGATGGTGTGCTCCATCTTCATCGCCTCCAGCCACAGCAGCGGCTGGCCCGCGGTGACTTTGTCGCCGACGGCGGCGCCGACGCGCAGCACCGAACCGGGCATCGGCGCCAGCAGCGAACCGTGCGCGACGGCCGCGTCCGGATCGCCGAACCGCGGCACCGTCGCGAACTGCGCCGGCCCGGAGGGTGAGTCGACGAACACCTGGTCGCCGTAGCGGGCGATCTCGAACGGCCGGTCCACCCCGTCGACGGTCAACACCACGCGGTCCGGGGTCGCGGAGGCCAACGAGACACCGGCATGGTCGGGCAGCTCGAGCGCCCCGCGGTTGAAGCGGTAGCGGACCTCGTGTTCAGTGCCCGTGCCGTCGGTGTACCGCTTGACCTGGTATCCGGATGCGAGGTTGCGCCACCCGCTGGGTGCAGCGGCGAAAACGACTGCCTTGGAACGGTTGTCGGCGGCGTCGCTCAGCGCGGCCGCCACCGCTGACAGCGCCGTGGTGCGCTCGTCGGTCACGGGTGCGGCCAGCGCGGCCAGGCCGTGGGTGTCGAAGAACGCGGTGTCGGTGGCGCCGTCGAGGAACGCCGGATGCCGCAGCACGTTGACCAGCAGGTCGCGGTTCGTGCGCACACCGTGGATGCGGGCCCGCGCGACGGCGTCGGCGAGCACGCCCGCGGCGCGGCGGCGGGTCGGTGCATAGGAGATCACCTTGGCCAGCATCGGATCGTAGAAGACCGACACCACCGAGCCGTCGACGATGCCGGAGTCCACGCGCACGTTGTCCGGCACCTCGAAGCGGTGCACCGCACCGGCCTGCGGTTGCCAGTTCTTCGCGGGATCCTCCGCGTACAGCCGCACTTCGATCGAATGACCGTGTGCCGGTGGCGGTTCGGGATCGAGTCTGATGCCGTCGGCCACCGCCAGCTGCAGTTCCACCAGGTCCAGCCCAGTGGTCTCCTCGGTGACCGGATGCTCGACCTGCAGCCGGGTGTTCATCTCGAGGAAGAAGAACTCGCCTGAATCGTCGGCCATGAACTCGACGGTGCCCGCGCCGGTGTAGCCGATCGCGGTCGCGGCCAGCCGGGCGGCCTCGAACAGCCGGGAGCGCATGCCCGGCGTCCGCTCCACGAGCGGCGACGGGGCCTCCTCGACGATCTTCTGGTGGCGGCGCTGGATGGAGCATTCGCGTTCGCCGACCGCCCACACGGTGCCGTGCGCGTCGGCGAGCACCTGCACCTCGACGTGATGGCCGCCTGCGAGATAGCGCTCACAGAACACCGTCGGATCACCGAACGCGGACTGGGCCTCGCGGCGGGCGGCCTGCACCTGCTCGGGCAGCTCGGACAGCTCGCGCACGACGCGCATCCCGCGGCCGCCGCCGCCCGCGGACGCCTTGATCAGCACGGGCAGCTGGGCGGCGGTGACGGCCTCGGAATCCAGTTCCTCGAGCACCGGCACCCCGGCGGCGGCCATCATCTTCTTGGCCTCGATCTTGGAGCCCATCGCCGCGACCGCCTCGACCGGCGGGCCGATCCAGGCCAACCCCGCCGCGGTGACCGCAGCGGCGAATTCGGCGTTCTCCGAGAGGAATCCGTAGCCCGGGTGGATGGCGTCGGCGCCGGAGGCGTGCGCCGCCGCGATCAGTTGCCCGGCGTCGAGGTAGCCGTGCCGACCGTCCAGCCGCACCCGCGCATCGGCCTCGCCGACATGAGGGGACGCGGCGTCGGGGTCGGTGTAGACCGCGACGGTGCCGATCCCGAGGCGTCGGCAGGTGGCAAAGACGCGCCGGGCGATCTCGCCGCGGTTGGCCACCAGAACTCGAGTGATCATCGAAGCCTCACATCCGGAAGACGCCGAAGTTCGACGTCCCCTCTATCGGGCCGTTGGCGATGGCGGACAGGCACATTCCCAGCACGGTGCGGGTGTCGCGCGGGTCGATGACGCCGTCGTCGTAGAGCCGCCCGGACAGGAACATCGGCAGCGACTCGGCGTCGATCTGCGCCTCGACCGCCGCGCGCAGCGCCGCGTCTGCGTCCTCGTCGACGGTCTGCCCGCGGGCCTCGGCGGCGGCACGGCTGACGATCGACAGCACGCCCGCCAATTGCGTGCCGCCCATCACCGCGGATTTGGCGCTGGGCCAGGCGAACAGGAACCGCGGGTCGTAGGCCCGCCCGCACATGCCGTAGTGGCCGGCGCCGTAGGACGCGCCGATCAGCAGCGAGATGTGCGGCACCGTCGAATTGGACACGGCGTTGATCATCATCGAGCCGTGCTTGATCATGCCGCCCTCTTCGTACTTGCGGCCGACCATGTATCCGGTGGTGTTGTGCAGGAACAACAGTGGGGTGTTCGAGCGGTTGGCGAGCTGGATGAACTGGGTGGCCTTCTGCGATTCTTCGGAGAACAGCACGCCGCGGGCGTTGGCCAGGATGCCGAGCGGGTAGCCGTACAGCCGCGCCCACCCGGTCACCAGCGAGGAGCCGTACATCGGTTTGAACTCGTCGAACTCCGAACCGTCGACGACGCGGGCGATGACGTCGCGGGGGTCGAACGGGATGCGCAGGTCGGCGGGAACGATGCCGACGAGTTCCTCGGCGTCGTAGCGCGGTTCGACGACCGGTGCGGGCGCCGGGCCCTGCTTGCGCCAGTTCAGCCGGGCGACGACGCGCCGCCCGATGCGGATGGCGTCCGGTTCGTCGAGCGCGAAGTAATCCGCGAGACCCGATGTGCGGGCGTGCATCTCGGCGCCGCCGAGGGACTCGTCGTCGGACTCCTCGCCGGTGGCCATCTTCACCAGCGGCGGACCTGCCAGGAAGACCTTCGAGCGTTCCTTGATCATCACGACGTGGTCGGACATGCCGGGGATGTAGGCGCCGCCGGCGGTGGAGTTGCCGAAAACCAGCGCGATCGTCGGGATGCCCGCCGCCGAGAGCCGGGTCAGGTCGCGGAACATCTGCCCGCCGGGGATGAAGATCTCCTTCTGCGTCGGCAGGTCGGCGCCGCCGGACTCCACCAGTGAGATCACCGGCAGCCGGTTCTGCAGCGCGATCTGATTGGCGCGCAGGATCTTCTTGAGCGTCCACGGGTTGCTGGTGCCGCCCTTGACGGTCGGGTCGTTGGCGACGATCAGGCACTCGACGCCTTCGACCGCGCCGATCCCGGTGACCACGCTGGCGCCGACGGTGAAGTCGCTGCCCCACGCCGCCAGCGGGCTCAGTTCCAGGAACGGCGCGTCGGGGTCGAGCAGCAATTCGATCCGCTCGCGGGCGGTCAGCTTCCCGCGGTCGTGGTGGCGCTGCACGTACTTTTCACCACCGCCGGCGAGTGCCTTGGCGTGTTCGGCGTCGAGTTCGGCGAGCTTGGCGGTCATCGCTTCGGCAGCCTCGCCGAAGGCGGGTGACGCGGCATCGAGCGTGGAGCGCAGTGCGGTCATGACTGGAATCCCAACGTCTTGGCGGCCAGCGAGGTGAGGATTTCGGTTGTGCCGCCGCCGATTCCGAGGATGCGCATGTCGCGGTACTGGCGTTCGACCTCGGACTCGGCCATGTAGCCCAGCCCGCCGAACAGCTGCACGGCCTGGTTGGCGACCCATTCGCCGGCCTCGACGGCGGTGTTCTTGGCGAAACACACCTCGGCGATCAGTCCCGTCTCGCCCGCCAACTCGCGCTCGACCACATGCCGCGTGTACACCCGCGCTACGTCGACGCGACGAGCCATCTCGGCCAGCGTGTTCTGTACCTGTTGTCGCGAGATGAGCGGCCTGCCGAATGTCTCGCGGTTGCGGCACCATTCGACGGTGAGGTCGAGGCAGCGCTGTGCGCTCGCGTACGCCTGCGCGGCCAGGCCCACCCGCTCGGAGACGAACGCCCCGGCGATCTGCACGAAGCCGGTGTTCTCCGCCCCGACCAGGTTGGCGGCGGGCACCCGCACGTCGGTGTAGGACAGTTCGGCGGTGTCGCTGGACCGCCAGCCCATCTTGTCGAGCTTGCGGCTGACCTCGAATCCGGGTGTGTCCTTGTCCACCACGAGCAGCGACACCCCGGCGGCGCCCGGTCCGCCGGTGCGCACCGCGGTGACGACGTAGTCCGCGCGCACACCGGAGGTGATGTAGGTCTTGGCGCCGTTGACGATGTAATGATCGCCGTCCCGAACCGCGCGCGTGGTCAAATGCCCCACGTCGGATCCTCCGCCGGGTTCGGTGATCGCCAGGCTGCCGATCTTCTCGCCGCGCAGCGTCGGCCGCACGTACTCCTCGATCAGCCGCTCGTCGCCGGAGGCGACCATGTGCGGCACCGCGATTCCGCTGGTGAACAGCGAGGCGAACACGCCGCCGGGGCAGCCCGCGTAGTGCAGTTCCTCGCAGATGACCACGGCGTCGGCGCCGTCGCCGCCGCCACCACCGACCGACTCCGGGAATCCCGCGCCCAGCAGGCCGGCCTGCCCGGCCGCGCGGTGCAGGTCGCGCGGCAGCTCGCCGATGCGTTCCCATTCGTCGACGTGCGGCAGGATCTCTCGCTCGGCGAACGTGCGCACCGTCTTGCGGAGCTGCTCGCGTTCGGGCGTACACCAGATGTTCACGCCAACAACTCCTTCGGTATGTCGACGACCCTGCTGCGCAGCCATTCGCCGAGCCCCTTGGCCTGCGGGTCGAACCGGGCCTGGTAGGCGACGCCCTGCCCGAGGATGTC
The window above is part of the Mycolicibacterium rutilum genome. Proteins encoded here:
- a CDS encoding SDR family oxidoreductase, which encodes MPHSILVTGATGTLGHRVVPEAVGAGHRVRALSRKSHVGYTGVHWARGDLLDGTGLDAALDGVDVVINCATQPTGGEDVTGMRNLVTAAAHVGVGHIVHVSIVGIDRIPLPYYRAKLAAERVLEASGVAHTVLRATQFHDLLRTIFAVQRYSPVLWAVRGVQFQPIDTAAVAARLVELAADVPAGRAPDVGGPTVHTHAELARMYLSAGGSRRRVVAVPAPGRLAAALRTGANLVPDNPLGTQGFAEFLASSPARPA
- a CDS encoding enoyl-CoA hydratase family protein — its product is MATLVGYAVDGPVARLTLDSPANRNALSTALVDQLHQGFTAAVDDPAVRVVVLGHTGGTFCAGADLAEAAGRDPSELAVDRAREMTRLLRRILELPVPVIGAIDGHVRAGGLGLVGACDIVVAGPASTFALTEARIGVAPSIISLTLLPKMSARAVGRYFVTGEKFGAAEAAGIGLVSVAADDVEATVGSLAAAIGQASPQGLAASKALTTRHILETFDQHADELTRQSAELFVSEEAREGMLAFLEKRPPRWVG
- a CDS encoding acyl-CoA dehydrogenase family protein, yielding MSGFVETEEQQALRKAVAAMAANYGQDYYLTKARADQHTDELWSEAGKLGFIGVNLPEQYGGGGAGMYELAVVMEEMSAAGCPLLLMVVSPAINGTIIAKFGTEDQKRRWLPGIADGSITMAFAITEPDAGSNSHRITTTARRDGSDWILSGQKVYISGVDQAQAVLVVGRTEDHKTGNLKPALFIVPTDTKGLSWTKIEMEIVSPENQFQLFLDEVRLPADALVGSEDAAIAQLFAGLNPERIMGAASAVGMGRFAIDKAVDYVKTRQVWKTPIGAHQGLSHPLAQNHIEIELAKLMMQKAATLYDAGDDVGAAEAANMAKYAAGEASVRAVDQAVQSLGGNGLTKEYGIAAAVTASKLARIAPVSREMILNFVAQTSLGLPRSY
- a CDS encoding ATP-binding protein, which translates into the protein MITRVLVANRGEIARRVFATCRRLGIGTVAVYTDPDAASPHVGEADARVRLDGRHGYLDAGQLIAAAHASGADAIHPGYGFLSENAEFAAAVTAAGLAWIGPPVEAVAAMGSKIEAKKMMAAAGVPVLEELDSEAVTAAQLPVLIKASAGGGGRGMRVVRELSELPEQVQAARREAQSAFGDPTVFCERYLAGGHHVEVQVLADAHGTVWAVGERECSIQRRHQKIVEEAPSPLVERTPGMRSRLFEAARLAATAIGYTGAGTVEFMADDSGEFFFLEMNTRLQVEHPVTEETTGLDLVELQLAVADGIRLDPEPPPAHGHSIEVRLYAEDPAKNWQPQAGAVHRFEVPDNVRVDSGIVDGSVVSVFYDPMLAKVISYAPTRRRAAGVLADAVARARIHGVRTNRDLLVNVLRHPAFLDGATDTAFFDTHGLAALAAPVTDERTTALSAVAAALSDAADNRSKAVVFAAAPSGWRNLASGYQVKRYTDGTGTEHEVRYRFNRGALELPDHAGVSLASATPDRVVLTVDGVDRPFEIARYGDQVFVDSPSGPAQFATVPRFGDPDAAVAHGSLLAPMPGSVLRVGAAVGDKVTAGQPLLWLEAMKMEHTITAPADGVLTELNVDVGQQVDVGFVLARVQAPTEGEQ
- a CDS encoding acyl-CoA carboxylase subunit beta, with product MTALRSTLDAASPAFGEAAEAMTAKLAELDAEHAKALAGGGEKYVQRHHDRGKLTARERIELLLDPDAPFLELSPLAAWGSDFTVGASVVTGIGAVEGVECLIVANDPTVKGGTSNPWTLKKILRANQIALQNRLPVISLVESGGADLPTQKEIFIPGGQMFRDLTRLSAAGIPTIALVFGNSTAGGAYIPGMSDHVVMIKERSKVFLAGPPLVKMATGEESDDESLGGAEMHARTSGLADYFALDEPDAIRIGRRVVARLNWRKQGPAPAPVVEPRYDAEELVGIVPADLRIPFDPRDVIARVVDGSEFDEFKPMYGSSLVTGWARLYGYPLGILANARGVLFSEESQKATQFIQLANRSNTPLLFLHNTTGYMVGRKYEEGGMIKHGSMMINAVSNSTVPHISLLIGASYGAGHYGMCGRAYDPRFLFAWPSAKSAVMGGTQLAGVLSIVSRAAAEARGQTVDEDADAALRAAVEAQIDAESLPMFLSGRLYDDGVIDPRDTRTVLGMCLSAIANGPIEGTSNFGVFRM
- a CDS encoding acyl-CoA dehydrogenase family protein — translated: MNIWCTPEREQLRKTVRTFAEREILPHVDEWERIGELPRDLHRAAGQAGLLGAGFPESVGGGGGDGADAVVICEELHYAGCPGGVFASLFTSGIAVPHMVASGDERLIEEYVRPTLRGEKIGSLAITEPGGGSDVGHLTTRAVRDGDHYIVNGAKTYITSGVRADYVVTAVRTGGPGAAGVSLLVVDKDTPGFEVSRKLDKMGWRSSDTAELSYTDVRVPAANLVGAENTGFVQIAGAFVSERVGLAAQAYASAQRCLDLTVEWCRNRETFGRPLISRQQVQNTLAEMARRVDVARVYTRHVVERELAGETGLIAEVCFAKNTAVEAGEWVANQAVQLFGGLGYMAESEVERQYRDMRILGIGGGTTEILTSLAAKTLGFQS